A single window of Flagellimonas maritima DNA harbors:
- a CDS encoding DUF1611 domain-containing protein: MRAKALIYCENEFGYIDGKVANGLIRQSETYDIVGVIDSSKAGQDAGEYLDGVKNAIPIFESIALALEELNAIPEYFIYGIAPLASFLNDEQKEMIFTAMKSGMNIVNGLPEFFSENSQFARMARNYGVTILDVRKPPKRENLHNFSGRIQEVKVPIITIMGTDCAVGKRTTALVLVEALRNEGLNAVFVTTGQTGLLQGSKYGVAIDVLTSGFATGEVENAILNAYEQEQPDIIVVEGQGALSHPAFTSSSAIIRGAMPDAIILQHPPKRKSYCDYPKIPLLDLVDEIEMIEVFSKSKVIAITINHENMTQAEVGHVINQYESEYNLPVSDVLLHGCDKLVKQLVKTFPELKRESVLI; this comes from the coding sequence ATGAGAGCTAAGGCTTTAATTTATTGCGAGAATGAATTTGGATATATAGATGGTAAAGTGGCGAATGGACTTATTCGGCAGTCGGAGACCTATGATATCGTTGGGGTCATAGATAGTTCAAAGGCTGGTCAGGATGCAGGAGAATATCTTGATGGTGTAAAAAATGCCATTCCCATCTTTGAAAGTATAGCACTAGCCTTAGAAGAATTAAACGCTATCCCTGAATATTTTATCTACGGCATCGCCCCACTCGCTTCCTTTTTAAACGATGAACAAAAAGAAATGATTTTTACCGCTATGAAAAGTGGGATGAACATTGTTAATGGTCTTCCCGAATTTTTTAGCGAGAATTCTCAATTTGCCCGTATGGCCCGTAATTATGGAGTAACTATACTGGATGTTAGAAAGCCTCCAAAACGTGAAAACCTCCATAATTTTTCGGGACGTATTCAAGAGGTAAAGGTTCCGATAATTACGATAATGGGCACTGATTGTGCGGTGGGTAAAAGAACTACGGCATTAGTATTGGTAGAAGCCTTAAGAAATGAAGGTCTTAACGCTGTCTTTGTGACAACTGGCCAAACAGGCCTGCTCCAAGGCTCCAAATACGGAGTGGCCATAGACGTCTTAACATCTGGGTTTGCTACTGGTGAGGTTGAAAACGCCATCTTAAATGCCTATGAGCAAGAACAACCCGATATCATTGTTGTTGAAGGACAGGGAGCATTAAGCCACCCTGCGTTTACTTCTTCAAGTGCCATTATTCGGGGGGCAATGCCCGATGCAATCATACTACAGCATCCCCCAAAGCGGAAAAGTTATTGCGACTACCCTAAAATTCCTTTGTTGGACTTGGTAGACGAGATTGAAATGATAGAGGTGTTCTCCAAATCAAAAGTTATAGCCATCACCATTAACCATGAAAACATGACCCAAGCAGAAGTGGGTCATGTAATAAATCAGTATGAATCAGAATATAATCTACCTGTTTCGGATGTCTTACTGCACGGATGCGATAAACTGGTAAAACAGTTGGTCAAAACATTTCCAGAGTTAAAAAGAGAGTCGGTGTTGATTTGA
- a CDS encoding helix-turn-helix domain-containing protein — translation MRLYIKYMVSLRCKMLVKEELIKLELDYVKLNLGMVEIMGEIAHEKRIQLKNNLLKSGLELLDDKKSILIERIKNVIVEMVHYNDEIPKTNYSGYLSEKLGYDYTYLANTFSEVQGITIQHYIIKHKIEKAKELLLYNELNLAEIAYKLHYSSPSHLSNQFKKVTGLTPSFFKKMKKKRQQNLENL, via the coding sequence ATGAGATTATATATAAAATACATGGTCAGTCTTCGCTGTAAAATGTTGGTAAAGGAAGAACTGATAAAGTTGGAACTGGATTACGTTAAATTGAATCTAGGCATGGTTGAAATTATGGGAGAAATTGCCCATGAAAAGCGAATTCAACTCAAGAATAATCTGCTCAAGTCCGGATTGGAATTGTTGGATGATAAGAAGAGTATATTAATCGAAAGAATAAAAAATGTAATAGTTGAAATGGTTCATTACAATGATGAAATTCCAAAAACAAATTATTCTGGTTACTTAAGCGAAAAATTGGGATATGATTATACCTATTTGGCGAATACATTTTCTGAAGTGCAAGGAATCACCATACAACACTATATTATCAAACATAAAATCGAAAAGGCGAAAGAATTATTGCTATACAATGAGCTTAATTTGGCCGAAATTGCTTATAAACTCCACTACAGCAGCCCATCGCACCTGTCAAATCAATTTAAAAAAGTTACTGGTCTCACACCATCTTTTTTCAAAAAAATGAAGAAAAAAAGACAGCAAAATTTGGAAAACCTGTGA
- a CDS encoding exonuclease domain-containing protein, whose amino-acid sequence MYTIIDIETTGNGIKGNKITEISIFKYDGEKIVDEFTSLVNPCCPIPYFITGLTGIDNEMVRDAPTFEEVANKINEITKDSIFVAHSVNFDYGVIKEEFRKIGIDFTRKKLCTVRLSRRLIPGLRSYSLGKLCSAINIPLTNRHRARGDAHATVLLFQKLINAPKATDIFQKFLNARSQEATLPPHLPKSIFNNIPQKPGVYHFINQKKEIIYVGKANNLKNRVLGHFYDKSTKEIKMCNETVNINFKLSGSELLALLMESTDIKDYFPKYNRSQKRITKQYAIFGYEDRKGIVHLAYNALKGTPNPLRIFYNQTDCRAFLEELCQIFSLCPKYCNLQDTNSPCSHHFINSCKGICTSKESVVDYNKKVKAAITSIKATLSEARIIKEEGRNSNENAVVLIDEGIYKGYGFIDNESEISTKEDIEAFIIPQKNTLETNRIINSYLLKKNVLSKKIPVYSS is encoded by the coding sequence TTGTATACAATTATAGACATAGAGACCACTGGAAATGGAATAAAGGGAAACAAGATAACCGAGATTTCCATTTTTAAGTATGATGGCGAGAAAATAGTTGATGAGTTTACATCATTGGTAAATCCCTGTTGTCCCATCCCATATTTTATTACAGGATTAACGGGAATTGATAATGAAATGGTTCGGGACGCTCCCACTTTTGAAGAGGTTGCGAATAAAATAAACGAAATTACCAAGGATTCCATTTTTGTGGCACATTCTGTTAATTTTGATTATGGCGTCATCAAAGAAGAGTTCAGAAAAATAGGAATCGATTTTACCAGAAAAAAGCTGTGTACCGTCCGTTTGTCCCGAAGATTAATACCAGGTTTACGATCCTACAGCTTAGGCAAATTATGTTCGGCCATAAATATTCCTTTAACAAATAGACATAGGGCAAGAGGTGATGCACATGCGACAGTATTGCTTTTTCAAAAATTAATAAACGCTCCCAAAGCAACAGATATCTTCCAAAAATTCTTGAATGCAAGAAGTCAAGAAGCCACACTGCCACCACATCTCCCTAAATCAATTTTTAACAATATCCCACAAAAGCCTGGGGTCTATCATTTTATAAATCAAAAAAAAGAAATTATCTACGTAGGAAAAGCAAATAATTTAAAAAACAGGGTTTTGGGGCATTTCTACGATAAGAGCACAAAAGAGATTAAAATGTGCAATGAAACAGTAAATATCAATTTTAAGCTTTCTGGCAGTGAGTTGCTTGCACTTCTAATGGAATCAACGGATATAAAAGACTATTTTCCAAAATATAACAGGTCGCAAAAAAGGATAACAAAACAATATGCCATTTTTGGCTATGAAGACCGAAAGGGTATAGTACACCTTGCCTATAACGCCTTAAAAGGTACACCCAACCCTTTAAGAATATTTTATAATCAAACAGATTGCAGGGCTTTTTTAGAAGAGCTCTGCCAAATTTTTTCTCTTTGTCCCAAATACTGTAATCTACAAGATACCAATTCTCCTTGCTCTCACCATTTCATTAATTCTTGTAAGGGCATCTGCACTTCCAAAGAATCTGTGGTCGATTATAATAAAAAAGTGAAAGCGGCCATCACAAGCATAAAAGCAACTCTTTCAGAGGCAAGAATCATTAAGGAGGAAGGAAGAAATAGTAATGAAAATGCTGTTGTATTGATTGACGAAGGAATCTATAAAGGTTATGGATTTATAGATAATGAGTCCGAAATTTCAACAAAGGAAGATATCGAGGCTTTTATAATTCCACAAAAAAATACTTTGGAGACAAATAGAATCATAAATTCTTATCTACTGAAAAAAAATGTTCTGAGCAAAAAAATTCCTGTGTATTCAAGCTAA
- a CDS encoding aldose 1-epimerase: MILLENVNSSVGIDGGELVSFKVSGHEFIHQKGSPGWSSSDTEMFPIIGPVNEADFRVQVSKGNAIQDQHGILRELDYQLISNTDTSAIFKKEYIAGTPVKNSKYPKKSTEQWLMWPFTFCFEKTFELNNSTLEIIFKISGERNMPFMLGYHPAFKLYTDSPIISTGQREITLEEVLKVGSRALQVADCNSIILKDKKSIAIETEGFGHFMCWTEVNNMVCIEPITFYPYVVEQRELHEGFQYVMDIEHFKVILKMVD; the protein is encoded by the coding sequence ATGATTTTATTAGAAAATGTAAATAGCTCGGTTGGGATAGATGGAGGAGAACTTGTTAGTTTTAAGGTAAGTGGCCATGAGTTTATACATCAAAAGGGTAGTCCGGGATGGTCAAGTTCAGATACTGAAATGTTTCCGATTATAGGACCGGTAAACGAAGCTGATTTTAGGGTACAGGTCTCCAAAGGTAACGCTATACAGGATCAACATGGTATTCTGCGCGAATTGGATTATCAACTGATTTCCAATACCGATACGTCAGCTATTTTCAAAAAAGAATACATTGCGGGAACACCTGTCAAAAATTCCAAGTATCCTAAAAAATCTACCGAACAATGGCTAATGTGGCCTTTTACTTTTTGCTTTGAAAAAACCTTTGAACTGAACAATTCAACTCTGGAAATTATCTTTAAAATCTCAGGAGAACGCAATATGCCATTTATGTTGGGATATCATCCTGCATTTAAACTGTATACCGATAGCCCAATCATTAGCACTGGTCAAAGAGAGATTACTCTGGAAGAGGTGTTGAAGGTCGGTAGTAGGGCTTTGCAAGTTGCTGACTGTAATTCAATTATACTAAAAGATAAAAAATCAATTGCAATTGAAACCGAAGGTTTTGGGCACTTTATGTGTTGGACGGAAGTAAATAATATGGTCTGTATAGAACCTATTACTTTTTATCCCTACGTAGTTGAACAAAGAGAACTACATGAAGGATTCCAATACGTAATGGATATTGAACATTTCAAGGTCATTTTAAAAATGGTCGATTAA
- a CDS encoding M20/M25/M40 family metallo-hydrolase: protein MSIKNLLTVSSFLLTITLVAQNLSRIEKKIIASVENNNTDAISFLEKVVNINSGTLNSEGVKEVGMVFSNAFEEIDFKTTWIEMPEKMNRAGHLFAETSGNKGKKLLLIGHLDTVFEEDSPFQEFTMVNDSIAHAPGGNDMKGGNVIVLYALKALHENGLLKNAQIITAFTGDEESTGKPLSISRKDLIDAAKRSDIALGFETSTGFNYATVARRGSSGWAVEVEGKRAHSSGIFNDRVGAGAIFEMSRILHQFYTDVKGEDLLTFNPGTLLGGTFVNFDNTTSKGDVFGKTNVVAQEALVRGGLRFISEEQKERARGKMKKIVSNNLPNTSATISFTDSYPAMKPTEGNEALLNILNEVSIDLDQGKVLAYDPGKRGAADVSFVAEYVDCLDGLGTMGSGAHTPEETVNLNTIEALTKRTAILIHRLINTKQ, encoded by the coding sequence ATGTCAATTAAGAACCTCCTCACTGTTAGCAGTTTTTTGCTGACCATCACTCTAGTTGCCCAAAATCTTTCAAGAATAGAAAAGAAAATTATTGCATCAGTTGAAAATAATAATACCGATGCAATCTCCTTTTTGGAAAAAGTGGTCAACATCAATAGCGGCACACTAAATTCTGAAGGGGTAAAAGAAGTGGGCATGGTCTTTAGTAATGCCTTTGAAGAAATTGATTTTAAGACTACCTGGATCGAAATGCCAGAAAAAATGAATCGTGCAGGCCATCTCTTTGCTGAAACGTCCGGGAATAAAGGAAAGAAACTATTGCTCATTGGTCATTTGGATACCGTTTTTGAAGAAGATAGCCCTTTTCAAGAATTTACAATGGTGAACGATAGCATTGCCCACGCTCCAGGTGGAAACGATATGAAAGGTGGCAATGTCATTGTATTGTATGCATTAAAAGCACTTCATGAAAACGGATTGCTAAAAAATGCACAAATAATCACCGCTTTTACAGGGGATGAAGAAAGCACGGGCAAACCTTTGTCCATCAGTAGAAAGGATTTGATAGATGCTGCAAAACGGAGCGACATTGCACTGGGTTTTGAAACCTCAACAGGTTTTAACTATGCCACTGTGGCAAGAAGAGGTTCCTCTGGTTGGGCTGTTGAAGTGGAAGGCAAGCGGGCACATTCCTCTGGAATTTTTAATGATAGGGTGGGAGCAGGTGCTATTTTCGAGATGTCGCGAATCCTGCATCAATTCTATACCGATGTTAAAGGAGAAGATCTGCTCACCTTCAATCCAGGAACACTTTTAGGAGGAACCTTCGTAAATTTTGATAATACCACCAGCAAGGGGGACGTTTTTGGAAAGACCAACGTGGTTGCCCAAGAAGCATTGGTCAGGGGAGGACTTAGGTTTATTTCTGAAGAGCAGAAAGAAAGGGCAAGGGGGAAAATGAAGAAAATTGTATCGAATAACCTTCCAAACACTTCGGCAACAATATCCTTTACAGATAGTTATCCAGCCATGAAGCCTACAGAAGGGAATGAAGCTTTATTGAATATTTTGAACGAAGTAAGTATCGATTTAGACCAGGGAAAGGTTTTGGCATACGACCCCGGTAAAAGGGGAGCGGCAGATGTTTCTTTTGTTGCCGAGTACGTAGATTGTTTGGATGGCTTGGGCACTATGGGTTCTGGTGCACATACGCCAGAAGAGACAGTCAATCTGAACACTATAGAAGCGCTGACCAAACGTACCGCAATTTTGATCCACAGACTTATCAATACCAAACAATGA
- a CDS encoding PLP-dependent cysteine synthase family protein codes for MEYAKNILETIGKTPLVKLNALTADLPCLVLAKYETFNPGNSVKDRMALQMIEDAEAAGILKPGGTIIEGTSGNTGMGLALAAVVKDYKMICVISDKQSKEKIDILKAVGSEVHVCPTDVAPEDPRSYYSTAKRLSKEIPNSWYVNQYDNPSNCKAHYLSTGPEIWEQTQGKVTHFVVGVGTGGTISGVGSYLKEKNPNVKVWGIDTYGSVFKKFHETGIFDENEIYPYVTEGIGEDILPKNVRFEIIDGFTKVTDKDAAVYTQRLAKEEGMFLGNSAGAAIKGLLQLKEHFSKDDVVVVLFHDHGSRYVGKMFNDDWMREKGYID; via the coding sequence ATGGAATACGCTAAAAATATACTCGAAACTATTGGAAAGACTCCTTTGGTCAAACTCAATGCTTTAACTGCTGACCTACCTTGTTTAGTGCTGGCAAAATACGAAACATTTAATCCTGGGAACTCCGTAAAGGACCGGATGGCACTTCAAATGATTGAAGATGCCGAGGCTGCAGGAATCCTTAAACCAGGAGGAACGATTATAGAGGGCACGTCTGGGAATACTGGAATGGGATTGGCCTTAGCAGCAGTTGTAAAGGATTATAAAATGATCTGTGTCATCAGTGACAAACAATCCAAGGAAAAGATAGATATTCTAAAAGCGGTTGGTAGCGAAGTTCATGTCTGCCCTACAGACGTAGCTCCAGAAGACCCTCGTAGTTATTATTCTACTGCCAAACGCTTATCCAAAGAGATTCCCAATTCTTGGTACGTCAATCAATATGACAATCCGTCAAATTGTAAGGCCCATTATTTGAGTACGGGACCGGAAATCTGGGAGCAAACCCAAGGTAAAGTGACCCATTTTGTGGTCGGTGTAGGCACAGGTGGTACCATTTCCGGTGTAGGCAGCTATTTAAAAGAAAAGAATCCCAATGTAAAAGTATGGGGCATCGATACTTACGGCTCGGTTTTTAAAAAGTTCCATGAGACGGGTATTTTTGATGAAAACGAAATCTATCCCTACGTAACCGAGGGGATAGGAGAAGATATATTGCCCAAAAATGTACGTTTTGAAATTATTGATGGTTTCACCAAAGTGACCGATAAAGATGCAGCGGTTTATACCCAACGTTTAGCAAAAGAAGAAGGCATGTTTCTGGGTAACTCTGCCGGGGCGGCCATCAAAGGATTGTTACAGTTAAAAGAGCACTTTTCAAAAGACGATGTGGTCGTAGTATTGTTTCACGATCACGGTAGTCGATATGTGGGCAAAATGTTCAATGATGATTGGATGCGAGAGAAAGGATATATCGATTAA
- a CDS encoding ABC transporter permease, with protein sequence MNLELFIAKRLITGKEHKISISAPIIKIAIAAIAIGIVMMLIAIATGVGLKQKIREKVAAFNGHIQISNFDNNTSEVSVVPVSLEQEFYPKFKDVDGISHVQAIATKGGIIRTEDTFEGMLAKGVGQDYNWNVFEEFIIDGRLPDYSKNLNDEVLVSRIMADRLQLTVGDSFFSFFLKDGDASKVPNTRKFNIVGIYDSGFEEFDTTYVFVDIRHLQRMNRWKADEIGTFEVFLEDFDELEEKSNEIYGKTLSSLDTQNIKTKYFRIFEWISLFDFNIALIIGIMIIVGGINMITALLVLILERTQMIGVLKALGCENWSIRKVFLYNAAYLISIGLLWGNGIGLGLLYLQDKYRLFKFPNPEEYYIEYIPVHIDVPMILSLNLGVMLLCLLMLLLPSYIITKITPVKAIKFE encoded by the coding sequence TTGAATTTAGAATTGTTTATTGCCAAACGCCTGATTACAGGGAAGGAGCATAAAATTAGTATTTCCGCTCCTATAATAAAAATTGCCATAGCAGCAATTGCCATCGGTATCGTAATGATGTTGATTGCCATTGCAACAGGTGTGGGGCTCAAGCAAAAAATCCGTGAAAAGGTTGCTGCCTTTAATGGCCATATCCAAATCTCCAATTTCGATAACAATACTTCCGAAGTTTCCGTAGTGCCTGTTTCTTTGGAACAGGAGTTTTATCCCAAATTCAAGGATGTCGATGGCATTTCACATGTTCAGGCCATTGCTACCAAAGGTGGGATTATAAGAACTGAAGATACGTTTGAAGGGATGCTTGCAAAAGGTGTGGGCCAAGATTACAATTGGAATGTTTTCGAGGAATTTATAATTGACGGAAGGTTGCCTGATTATTCGAAAAATCTAAATGATGAGGTTTTGGTTTCTAGAATCATGGCAGATAGATTGCAATTAACGGTCGGAGACTCATTTTTTTCTTTTTTCTTGAAAGATGGGGACGCTTCTAAAGTTCCCAATACCAGAAAATTCAATATTGTTGGTATTTACGACAGTGGTTTTGAGGAATTTGATACTACCTATGTTTTTGTTGACATTCGCCACCTACAACGTATGAACAGGTGGAAAGCTGATGAAATTGGAACTTTTGAGGTTTTTTTGGAAGACTTTGACGAATTGGAAGAAAAAAGCAATGAAATCTACGGAAAAACACTTTCCAGTTTAGATACGCAAAATATCAAGACCAAATATTTTAGAATATTCGAATGGATAAGCCTTTTCGATTTTAATATTGCACTTATCATTGGTATCATGATTATTGTTGGAGGCATCAATATGATTACGGCATTGCTCGTACTTATTTTGGAACGTACCCAGATGATAGGTGTTCTAAAAGCATTGGGGTGTGAAAATTGGAGCATTCGAAAAGTTTTTTTGTACAACGCAGCTTATCTAATCTCTATAGGTTTGCTGTGGGGTAACGGTATTGGTTTGGGTTTGTTATACCTTCAAGATAAATATCGCTTGTTCAAATTTCCAAATCCTGAAGAGTATTATATCGAATACATTCCTGTGCACATTGATGTTCCAATGATTTTATCTTTAAATCTGGGTGTAATGCTCTTATGTTTGTTGATGCTTTTGTTGCCTTCGTACATTATTACTAAAATAACCCCGGTAAAGGCCATTAAGTTTGAGTGA